The DNA region CACGGTCAAACGCGACAAGGTTCGCGAGATTGCCGAATTGAAAATGCCCGACCTGAACGCAGCCGACGTGGAAGCCGCCATGCGGATGATCGAAGGCACCGCGCGCAGCATGGGCATTGTCATCGAAGACTGACAGAGCCCCCTGTCGCCCGCGCGAATCGGGCGGCTTGAAAGTGGGAGGATCATCCGTTACGACCACGAAGGGAGGAACAGGAAGTGGCAAAGCACGGAAAAAAGTATCTTGAGGCCGCCAAACAAGTGGACCGTGAAAAGTTTTACGAGCCTCAGGAAGCTCTTGAACTGGTGAAAAGCCTGTCCAAGGCCAAATTCGACGAAACGGTGGAAGCCGCTTTCCGTCTGGGAGTGGACACCAAGAAAGCAGATCAGCAAGTGAGAGGCGCTGTGGTGCTGCCGCACGGCACGGGCAAAACCAAACGCGTCCTGGTCTTCGCCAAAGGTGAAAAAGCGAAGGAAGCGGAAGCTGCCGGAGCCGATTTTGTCGGTGACGAAGACTTGATCAACAAGGTGAGCCAAGGATGGCTCGATTTCGACGTGGTGGTCGCCACCCCCGACATGATGGGTCAGGTGGGGCGCCTGGGTCGGATTCTCGGTCCGAAAGGTCTGATGCCGAACCCGAAAACCGGTACCGTCACGTTTGAGGTCGAAAAAGCCGTGAAAGAGATCAAAGCCGGTAAAATCGAGTACCGTGCAGACAAGGCCGGCAACGTTCATGCCGCCATCGGAAAGGTTTCCTTCCCGGTCGAGAAACTGGCCGAGAACCTGCAGGCGCTGGCTGAAGCCCTGATCAAGGCAAAACCGGCCGCCGCCAAGGGAACCTACATGAAAAGCGTGACCGTTTCCTCCACCATGGGACCGGGTGTGCGCGTCAACCCGCAACATTTCACCCGCTGACCGACGAAACGTTGACAAACCGTCGACGGTTCGGTATGCTGGAACCGGTGCTTGAAAATGGAATCAAAGCATTGCCGTAGACAGTAGGTGCGCCATGTGCGCTGAAACATCCTACCGAGGTGATGATCGGGTACGGTTTTGCAGTGCTGCAACATGTCAGTGCCCACGGAGCCTTCGTAATGTCTGCGGAGGCTTTTTCTGTTTTCCATAATCCCCGACGAGGAGGTGGGCCGTGTGTCCAAAGCGCTTGAGGCAAAGAAAGCGGTTGTGGCGGAAATCGCCGAGAAACTGCAAAAGAGCAAAAGCACGATCGTGGCTGATTATCGCGGTCTGACCGTGAAAGAAATGAACGAACTCCGCAAACAGCTTCGCGAAGTCGGCGTGGAGTTCCACGTTCTCAAAAACACGCTGACCAAACGAGCCGCCGAGCAGGTGGGTCAGGATGACCTGTCTCAATTCCTGACCGGTCCGTCCGCCCTGGCGTTCAGCTACGAGGATGTCGTCGCTCCGGCGAAAGTGCTCCACAAATTCGCCAAGGACAGCAAGAAAATGGAGATCAAAGGCGGTATGGTGGAAGGCCGGATGGTCACCCAGGATGAGATCAAGGCTCTGGCGGACCTGCCGTCCCGCGAAGGTCTCCTGTCCATGCTTCTGTCCGTGCTGCAGGCTCCGATCCGCAACTTCGCGCTGGCCGTCAAGGCCGTTGCGGACAAAGGCGAGGAAGGCGCTGCTGCCGAACAAGCCTGATCGGTGGACGTTTTCGATTGTTTCCATCCAATTCACCTGACACAGGGAGGGTATCATCATGACGAAAGAGCAAATCATTGAAGCGATCAAAGGCATGAGCGTTCTGGAACTGAACGATCTCGTCAAAGCCATCGAGGAAGAATTCGGCGTGACCGCAGCTGCTCCGGTGGTTATGGCCGGCGGTGGCGCTGCTGCCGAAGCTGCCGAAGAGAAAACCGAATTCGACGTGATCCTGGCTGATGCCGGTTCTTCCAAAATCAACGTCATCAAAGTGGTCCGCGGCATCACCGGTCTGGGCCTCAAAGAAGCAAAAGCTCTGGTGGACGGAACCCCGGCTCCGGTCAAAGAAGGCGTCTCCAAAGAAGAAGCGGAAAAAATCAAAGCAGAACTCGAAGAAGCCGGTGCAAAAGTCGAAATCAAGTAATTGCGCTTGAATCCGGCAGGACCCGCCGCAGTCCGTCGGCGGGTTCCTTTTTCCCTCAAGCGGACAAACCGTCCACGTGTCGGTTGCGGTGACGGTTCCGACGATCCCCCGCGGGAGGTACCTGATGAACGACCACTACTATTCTTCCAATCCCCGAACGGAAAGCGACCGGCGGGAAATTCGCGCCGAACTTCGCGGAACGCTGTTCACGTTTCTCACGGACAGCGGCGTTTTTTCGAAGAAAGGCGTGGATTTCGGCAGCCGGCTGCTGATTGAAACGGCCGAGATCGCCGA from Staphylospora marina includes:
- the rplA gene encoding 50S ribosomal protein L1, producing MAKHGKKYLEAAKQVDREKFYEPQEALELVKSLSKAKFDETVEAAFRLGVDTKKADQQVRGAVVLPHGTGKTKRVLVFAKGEKAKEAEAAGADFVGDEDLINKVSQGWLDFDVVVATPDMMGQVGRLGRILGPKGLMPNPKTGTVTFEVEKAVKEIKAGKIEYRADKAGNVHAAIGKVSFPVEKLAENLQALAEALIKAKPAAAKGTYMKSVTVSSTMGPGVRVNPQHFTR
- the rplJ gene encoding 50S ribosomal protein L10 → MSKALEAKKAVVAEIAEKLQKSKSTIVADYRGLTVKEMNELRKQLREVGVEFHVLKNTLTKRAAEQVGQDDLSQFLTGPSALAFSYEDVVAPAKVLHKFAKDSKKMEIKGGMVEGRMVTQDEIKALADLPSREGLLSMLLSVLQAPIRNFALAVKAVADKGEEGAAAEQA
- the rplL gene encoding 50S ribosomal protein L7/L12, with the protein product MTKEQIIEAIKGMSVLELNDLVKAIEEEFGVTAAAPVVMAGGGAAAEAAEEKTEFDVILADAGSSKINVIKVVRGITGLGLKEAKALVDGTPAPVKEGVSKEEAEKIKAELEEAGAKVEIK